The genome window CAAAACCTAGTACCTCTTCACTTTAACATACACTTCACGAAcaagttttcttttgaaaataatttctgaaaatcacgTTAACGAATCTCAAAATTCaggaaatgctcaaaaatgtctATTTGCGTACTACGAAATTCCCGAAAAAACATCTGtgacttttttctctctttttgttcgaaaaaataacttaTGTCGCCGTGGTGGTGCCCTCGGGAATCGGAAAGCGTCAATGTTGTGTTTGTTGTTGTTATCCCAAACGAGAAGATGAATAAGAGGAGGAAAGATGAACGGAAagcgagaaaaaaagaagatggaACACGTACATGAGCTTCTCCTGCTTTGAATACGAATTCAGTTGGTGCCTGCCCTCTCTTGGCTTGAAACTAGAACCTCTGGAACCTTTTCGAGTCGACACCATCAACCTGCTCATAAAATTCAATGCAAAAGAGAAGTGCGGAGACTGGAGGGAAAGAGATATTGAAAAAGAACTATAAAAACTATAAAGTGCAAAACGAGTAAAAAGAGtgagaaaagaagaataaaCTAAAGAAGCAAAATGTTGGAATCAAGACAAGTTCACTCAACCGAAAATGATCTCTTTTATACTTTTTAGAGTCAAGAAACATGAATCAATGATTCTAAACTTATAGAACCTTTTCCAATAACGATTTTAATCCGAGATGTGGGCAGggcttgtttttgaaatattcaggTTATTTCCTATTTTACTTCAATTTCCTTGTCATTAATCACAACTGCGATTTCAACCACTTATTTagatcttttaaaattaagcttAAAATGACcgataacaaaaaaaaatgaattcaaacaTGTTTTGGCTTTCTCtagtaaaaaaaagtgtactttccggatatttttttgcaatttcttcaTGATTTTactaagttgaaaaataaagacaACGGTACCACGAGGGTTAAGGCACCTTAAAGTATCTAGTCCGGAGGcccaaaactacaaaatttggaaacaacATGGTTTTaattacttttgaaaaaactgaatcaGATAATACTTTTGGTTTCctatctttttattttaagtatgaaaaacataaaacaaaaaagagtcAAAGAGACACGAAAAGTCGCAAAAAAGAGATCTAGGAAATCGaataataatgaaatttcatattgCTCTCATGTGTGTGTTTGTGTATTTTTGCTGTGAGCATTGAGAAAATgggaagaaacaaaaaaaaaatgaagaggaGGTCTTTTTGAAGGACCCCAGTGATGCCAAGAGTCAGTGAATCCAATTAGAATGCCCTCGAGAACATGAAAAGAggtccaaaaaataaacaaatggTACCGACTTCTGGAGACCCTAATTTGAGAGTGAAATCCTTTTTGCGTATTTTTTGCCTTTAATTCGGAATTTCATCAGTTTTGTTTACCCCCACAGCACAAccgcgttttttttcaataccaAAATTACAAAACGCGAATTGCAAAttcaatcatatttttttaagacttaaaaattcttttaaaaattttcctcgcaactgaaatgtaaaaaaaccACCCAACGAAAAAAGTAACGTTTAAATTAGATTCTCGGAGAATGCTTTGATTGGGTGTTTGCATTTGGCGCCGCCAAGGTGTCAACATAACCATTTGCACCTGCCATTATTCCGTAAAAGCTAAGGACAAcacaaatttattattattattattattgggATAAATATTACTAATTTTAGTAATAAGTTAAGTAGCTGGgtgccaaaaataaataagaatCAACTGAATTTAACATCTGTCAGCCTTTGAGGACTTTCTCTTGATTCCGAGAGCACGGTTAGCATCATCGATTCTGAGGTTTTGGAGGGAACGACGCTTACGTCCTCCTCCTCCGCATCCACAGCATCCACATCCACATCCACATCCACAACAGCATGGACGACAGCAAGTGCAGCATCTGGTGCAGCAGCAAGTTCTACAGCAGGTACAGCAACGGcgacagcagcagcagcatctAGAAGTTTCAGTTAAAGCTTACTatatattaataaaattaaactatataataaaattgaatttccatttttaaaaattccatgaTATGCTCAAtctggtaaaattttttatagcttCAAGTATTTCCAAAACTGGGTACCTTGGTCTACAACAGCAGCATCCACATCCACCACCTCCTCCTCCGCATCCACAACATCCACATCCACAACCGCAGCACCCACATCCTCCTTGTCTTTTCACTCTTGAGCTAGAATTTCCTAGAGTGTCGATGGCAGTTGAAGCTGTTGAAACATCAGTTCCAACAGTTGCCAACTCAGTCGATGATACTGGAAGAACCGCAGATTGAAcctggaaatattgaaaaattgagaagatattaagtaattgaaaaataattctcaCTTGAGAAACCGCAATAAAAGTTCCGATGGCAAGGAGAATCGCAAGAGTGGAAGTAGTCATTATAAGATTAGGAGTTAATGAGAATGATGTGAGTTTCCAAAGTTCTTCCTCACTTTTATACAGGCTTCATTGCCATTCCGGAAGGGATATTGGCCAACATGTTGCGTAATCGTAATCACTCGCGGAAAACTGTCAAAATGTCTCGAtcaattcaaacaatttgcaTGTTGCTCAACTTTGCTACCCACTGGTGATGGTTGATCACTTGGATCTTGACTGGAATTTAGTTTATTTGAAATGAACTTTCTTAGGTAGGAACATCAACAACTATTGCTTCCATCTTTCTCTTTTTAAACTGATGTTCGGCTTCTTTCTTCCATTTTAGTCTAAAAAGATACCCCATCTCAACCTCAAATCGCAGacttacaaaaaaatgaaatcactTTGTACAATAGTTAGCTGATCAAATCACTCAAAGATAGCTCTTGTTTCcgtgcaaaaaaaactgtgttttCATTCATCAACTACTTGTGTCTTCGCACCTTTACTCGTTTGTTTCCGTCAAGTACTCATCTATTTTTATCATATTTACCGCCCACAggtacattttttgcacatttggTGACTCGCCGGAGGTCAcacttttgtttttggaatggATATATGACAAGGAGACAGAAgacacaaaaaaatgaatgaagtgCCAGTGATAGTGAAATGGAGATGATACGTAAAAATGTATGCCAACATAAAATGTATGCCAACTCCGACATACTTAATTGgcaatgatgatgatgtcTCATAATTGATACATTCCGATTGAGGACCGGGACGTCACAATGCCAGTCTTCTATGTTTTTTCTAGGATACGCCCTGACTTGAATGTAGTAGAAGCTCTCAGACAATTATGTTTGCGTATCTTGTTGACAGTTGATCATTTCGGAATATTCAAGCCCTTTGATCAGCAGCCGATCagtaaacaaaacaaaacacagCAAAATGATAGAGCTGGGTCATCGAAAATCGCTTATCACTATGTAATACTACTATTGGTTTGTTAAATTGACATTGATCGTTGGTGAGATGTGTTGTGataagaaaagaaaaa of Caenorhabditis elegans chromosome II contains these proteins:
- the idpb-4 gene encoding Intrinsically Disordered Protein, class B (Confirmed by transcript evidence;~Product from WormBase gene class idpb), whose product is MTTSTLAILLAIGTFIAVSQVQSAVLPVSSTELATVGTDVSTASTAIDTLGNSSSRVKRQGGCGCCGCGCGCCGCGGGGGGCGCCCCRPRCCCCCRRCCTCCRTCCCTRCCTCCRPCCCGCGCGCGCCGCGGGGRKRRSLQNLRIDDANRALGIKRKSSKADRC